The nucleotide sequence GAGGCAGCCGCACACCGCATCAGGGTCAATTGCATCTGCCCCGGGGCCATGGTGACCAACTTCGGGCGACCCGAAGCCGAGGCGTTCCAGGAGATCGCCCCCGAGTTGCTGGAGGGCGCCAAATCCGTGCATCCCCTTGGCCTGCTGGTCACCCCCGAGGATTGCGCGGCCGCGGCCCTGTACCTGGCGTCGGACGCCTCCCGCAACGTGACCGGCCTCGCGCTGCCCATCGACGGCGGATACCTGAGCAAGTAGGGGAGGGGGCAGCAAACCATGCAGGGCAGCTCGTTTCGCGCCGCGGCAAGTCCGGGGGCAACACCGGGTCAACCCCGTTGTGGGGGATGCGGCCCGACGCGGGCTCGGCTGCCTTATCCGGCCAGGCGACACAACACATCGGGACCGGGCCGCGGGCCCGGGGTGATTGGGGGTGGTCACGGTGGCCAGCTTCCCATCAGCTAGCAGTGCACCTGGGGGCCGTCACGGCCATGTCGCCGCAGTTCCCAGGGCGCCGGCCAGCGGTGAATCCCATGGGAGACAACGTAATTGGCGGGTGCTGGCGGGTGCAGTCACCGTTGCGGCGGCTCTGGCGATCGTGGCGGTCGTGGCGGTTCAGTTTCGTGGCGGCTTTAGCTCCAGCGCGTCGGTGACGGTGGTGTCTCCGCGGGCCGGGCTGGTGATGAATCCCGACGCCAAAGTCAAGTTGCACGGCGTCCAAGTCGGCAGGGTGGCGTCGCTGGCGACGCTGCCGGACGGTCGGGCAATCCTGCACTTGGCGATGGATCCCGGCCAGCTGCAATACATTCCCGCCAACGTGCGCGTGAATATCGCATCCACGACGGTGTTCGGAGCGAAATTCGTACAGCTGGTGGCCCCCGCCCAGCCGTCACCGGAGACCATGCACGCCGGCCAGGTACTGGACGTCGGGCAGGTCACCGTGGAGATCAACACGGTTTTCCAAAAGCTCGTGGCGGTGCTGTCGAAGATCGACCCCGCCAAACTCAATGAGACGCTCGGTGCGATCGCGGCAGCAGTCAATGGACGTGGTCACGAGATTGGCCAAATGCTGTCGGATCTCGACGCGTTCCTGGCGAGGTTGGATCCGAGTCTGCCGACCCTGGACCACGACCTTGCAGTTGCGCCCGCGGTGCTCGGCGCCTACGCCGACGCCGCTCCGGATCTGCTCGCGGCGGTCGCCAACGCCAGCCGGATCAGCCAAACCGTGGTCGACGAGCAGCACAACCTGGACGCGTTGCTGAGCGCCACAACGGGGCTGGCTGACATCGGTCAGGACGTGCTGGCAACCAACAGGCAACCACTGACCGACGTGGTGCACCTGCTGGTGCCCACCACCGATCTGACCAATAAGTACAACCAGGCCCTCTTCTGCATGATGGGCGGATTAGTGTTGGCGGCCTACCAACCCAACCCGGTGATGCCCGGCGCCATGGTCGACGCGAGCTTCACACTGGGCCACGAACGCTTCCGCTACCCCCAAGACTTGCCCAAAGTGGCAGCAACCGGCGGCCCGCAATGCGTGGCAGGGCTCCCCAACATCCCCTACGAAGCCCGCCCGCCCTACGTCGTCGCCGACGTCGGCTACAACCCGGCACGCTACGGAAACCAGGGGATCCTGTTGAACTCTGATCGCCTCAAAACGTGGTTGTTCGGGCCGTTACCCGGGCCACCGCGCAACAGCGCACAGATCGGGCAGCCAGGATGAGGCGGCCAGTGGGCGGCCCGTTGGTCAAGTTCGGGATCTTCGCACTCGTCATGACCGCGTTGACCACTTTCCTGTTCATGATCTTCGACCAGTACCGCAGCGGCGCGACCAACGCATACTCCGCGGTGTTCAGCGACGCGTCACGACTCAAGCCCGGTGATTCGGTGCGGGCGGCCGGAATACGGGTCGGGACTGTCAACAGCGTCGCCCTACGCGGCGACCGCACCGTTTTGGTGGATTTCGACGCCGACCGCGACGTGGCACTCACCACCGGAACCAAAGCCGCGGTGCGCTACCTGAAC is from Mycobacterium conspicuum and encodes:
- a CDS encoding MCE family protein, translated to MASFPSASSAPGGRHGHVAAVPRAPASGESHGRQRNWRVLAGAVTVAAALAIVAVVAVQFRGGFSSSASVTVVSPRAGLVMNPDAKVKLHGVQVGRVASLATLPDGRAILHLAMDPGQLQYIPANVRVNIASTTVFGAKFVQLVAPAQPSPETMHAGQVLDVGQVTVEINTVFQKLVAVLSKIDPAKLNETLGAIAAAVNGRGHEIGQMLSDLDAFLARLDPSLPTLDHDLAVAPAVLGAYADAAPDLLAAVANASRISQTVVDEQHNLDALLSATTGLADIGQDVLATNRQPLTDVVHLLVPTTDLTNKYNQALFCMMGGLVLAAYQPNPVMPGAMVDASFTLGHERFRYPQDLPKVAATGGPQCVAGLPNIPYEARPPYVVADVGYNPARYGNQGILLNSDRLKTWLFGPLPGPPRNSAQIGQPG